The genomic DNA CGCGGTCGAACTGCATGCCTTCGACAACGTCCAGGGTGGTTTCGAGACCCTTGGCTTCCTCGACAGTGATGACGCCTTCCTTGCCGACCTTGTTCATGGCCTCGGCGATGATGTTGCCGATGGTGGCGTCGTTGTTGGCGGAGATGGTGCCGACCTGGGCGATTTCTTTCTGATCGCGGGTGGGCTTGGCGACCTTTTCGAGGTCTTCGACGATGGCTTCGACGGCCTTGTCGATGCCGCGCTTGATGGACATGGGGGAGCGACCGGCGGCGACCAGCTTCACGCCTTCGGTGAAGATGGCCTGGGCCAGGACGGTGGCGGTGGTGGTGCCGTCACCGGCGACGTCGGAAGTCTTGGAGGCGACTTCCTTGACCATCTGGGCGCCCATGTTCTCGAACTTGTCTTCCAGCTCGATTTCCTTGGCAACGGACACGCCGTCCTTGGTGATGACGGGGGAGCCGAAGGACTTCTCCATCACGACGTTGCGACCCTTGGGTCCGAGGGTGACTTTGACCGCGTTGGCCAGCTTGTCCACACCCGCTTTCAGTTTCTCGCGGGCCTTGGCATCGAAAAGAATATCTTTCGCCATGGTGTATTCTCCTTAAAATAGAAATTGTGTTTAGTAGATTGGTACCGGATATGGAGCTATTCGACGATGGCGAGGATATCGTCCTCGCGCATGACCAGGTGCTCTTCGCCGTCGATGCTGATCTCGGTCCCGGCGTATTTGGCGAACAGGACCAGGTCGCCTTCCTTGACGGTGGTGTTCACGCGCTTGCCGGCTTCGTCCAGCTTGCCGGGGCCGACGGCCAC from Pseudodesulfovibrio thermohalotolerans includes the following:
- the groES gene encoding co-chaperone GroES, whose protein sequence is MKLKPLNDRVLVKRLETEEKTAGGIYIPDSAKEKPMKGEVVAVGPGKLDEAGKRVNTTVKEGDLVLFAKYAGTEISIDGEEHLVMREDDILAIVE